A single genomic interval of Anaerolineae bacterium harbors:
- a CDS encoding queuosine precursor transporter, giving the protein MTRALLVIAAYIAAQMLSDIMSLKIAVVAGLAIDAGTFIYPITFTLRDLAHKTLGIHSTRTLIFTAAAINIIMALAFWFTAWLPSDPALLDPASPDYSPSTATFGLVLSPVWRIVLASILAEVIAELVDTQVYHLWVTRVTRRFQWVRVMVSNGVSVPLDSLIFGVAAFGGILPDVAVVQIIVANILVKLATTLLSLPLIYAVPETTASIGEENVP; this is encoded by the coding sequence ATGACCCGCGCCCTGCTCGTCATCGCTGCTTATATCGCCGCCCAGATGCTTTCCGACATCATGAGCCTCAAGATCGCCGTCGTGGCCGGGTTGGCAATTGACGCCGGGACGTTCATCTATCCGATCACGTTCACCCTGCGCGACCTGGCCCACAAGACGCTGGGCATCCATTCCACCCGTACGCTGATCTTCACGGCGGCGGCGATCAACATCATCATGGCGCTGGCCTTCTGGTTCACGGCCTGGCTGCCCAGCGATCCCGCCCTGCTGGACCCGGCCTCGCCCGATTACAGCCCATCGACGGCGACCTTCGGGCTGGTGCTCAGCCCGGTGTGGCGGATTGTGCTGGCCTCCATCCTGGCCGAAGTGATCGCCGAACTGGTCGATACCCAGGTCTACCACCTGTGGGTAACACGCGTCACCCGCCGCTTCCAGTGGGTTCGGGTGATGGTTAGCAACGGCGTCAGCGTCCCGCTGGATAGCCTGATCTTCGGCGTGGCGGCGTTCGGCGGCATCCTGCCTGATGTCGCAGTCGTCCAGATCATCGTGGCCAACATCCTGGTCAAACTGGCGACCACGCTGCTCAGCCTGCCGCTGATCTACGCCGTGCCGGAAACGACCGCTTCCATTGGCGAGGAGAACGTCCCGTGA
- a CDS encoding NAD+ synthase: protein MDISARLQINTALAEKILVGFIRDAVHKTGFQRGVIGLSGGLDSALSAFLAARALGPENVLAVRMPYASSTPDSLADAQAVIDALGLPALTIPITPMVEPYFAAQPEMSATRRGNVMARMRMIILYDQSAAFGGLVIGTSNKTEALLGYTTIYGDSAAAFQPLGDLYKTQVRQLAAALGVPSAILTKPPSADLWVGQTDEGEIGYTYTELDRLLYLLVDARYTPEEATEEGFDPRMVADVWRRVRANHYKRTMPAVAKLSQRTIGHDFLYLRDWSG from the coding sequence ATGGATATCAGCGCCAGACTCCAGATCAATACCGCCCTGGCGGAGAAGATTCTGGTCGGGTTTATCCGCGACGCCGTGCACAAGACCGGGTTCCAGCGGGGCGTGATCGGCCTTTCCGGCGGGCTGGATAGCGCCCTGAGCGCCTTCCTGGCCGCCCGCGCCCTGGGGCCAGAGAATGTGCTGGCGGTGCGGATGCCCTATGCCTCCAGCACGCCCGATAGCCTGGCCGACGCGCAGGCGGTCATCGACGCCCTGGGCCTGCCCGCCCTGACCATCCCGATCACGCCGATGGTGGAGCCGTACTTCGCCGCCCAGCCGGAGATGAGCGCCACGCGGCGCGGCAATGTCATGGCCCGGATGCGCATGATCATCCTCTACGATCAGTCGGCGGCCTTTGGCGGGCTGGTGATCGGGACGAGCAACAAGACCGAGGCACTGCTCGGCTACACCACGATCTACGGCGACAGCGCGGCGGCATTCCAGCCCCTCGGCGATCTGTATAAGACCCAGGTACGCCAGCTGGCCGCCGCGCTGGGTGTGCCATCGGCGATCCTGACCAAACCGCCATCAGCCGATCTGTGGGTCGGCCAGACCGACGAAGGCGAGATCGGCTACACCTACACCGAACTGGACAGGCTGCTCTATCTGCTGGTGGACGCCCGCTATACGCCGGAAGAGGCAACGGAAGAAGGCTTTGACCCGCGCATGGTGGCCGATGTGTGGCGACGGGTGCGGGCCAACCATTATAAGCGCACCATGCCGGCGGTGGCCAAGCTCAGCCAGCGCACCATCGGGCATGATTTTCTCTACCTGCGCGACTGGTCAGGTTAG
- the vanZ gene encoding VanZ family protein: MSQRLPVTRAATLLRPFLADARLRWGISLLWTAVVLTLMLSPSGEGTLTRWLSQLLGGTEATDALGHIFLYGSLTLVWGWTLRLHLRRRTAVLAAGVIVLALSFATETAQEFVATRGTAALDYAANLTGVGLAMALRAGLDRREKEKARG; encoded by the coding sequence GTGAGCCAGCGCCTGCCTGTCACCCGCGCAGCGACTCTCCTGCGGCCGTTTCTGGCCGACGCCCGTCTCCGCTGGGGGATCAGCCTGCTGTGGACAGCGGTCGTGCTCACCCTGATGCTGTCGCCTTCCGGGGAGGGCACGCTGACGCGCTGGCTGTCGCAGTTGCTGGGCGGGACTGAGGCGACGGACGCGCTCGGCCATATCTTCCTGTATGGCTCGCTGACGCTGGTCTGGGGATGGACGCTGCGCCTGCACCTGCGGCGGCGGACGGCAGTGCTGGCGGCGGGCGTAATTGTCCTGGCATTGAGCTTTGCCACGGAGACGGCCCAGGAATTTGTAGCCACTCGCGGCACCGCGGCGCTGGACTACGCGGCGAATCTGACCGGCGTGGGGCTGGCGATGGCGCTCCGTGCCGGGCTGGACCGGCGGGAAAAAGAAAAAGCCAGGGGATAG
- a CDS encoding glycosyltransferase has translation MRVIHICKVTGVAGAENHLLTLLAGLRGQEIDARLLLLVEPGNPVETMVAAATSRGIPAERSVIRADIDPILLIRLVRRLRTLQPDIVHTHLFHADLHGIPAARLAGVPRVVSSRHNDNTFRRRFPYRQINRCLWRLTTAGIGISAAITRFAIEVEGASPAQMTTIPYGLPSAGTVDRAAARAALRAELGLPPDALLAGLVCRLIEQKGIPYALRAFARVADRFPNAHLVIAGDGPLRNDLEAQARDRGLAERVRFLGWRTDTAAIFAALDVFLMPSLWEGFGLVLLEAMAQGVPVIGSAVSAIPEVVADGETGLLCPPRDVDCLAAALGDLLADPGRRARLGAAGRARLEERFSSERMVAETIALYERLMAVSKPTGS, from the coding sequence GTGCGCGTCATTCATATCTGCAAAGTGACCGGCGTCGCCGGGGCGGAGAATCACCTGCTGACGTTGCTGGCCGGGTTGCGGGGGCAGGAGATCGATGCTCGCCTGTTGCTGCTGGTGGAACCGGGCAACCCGGTCGAGACGATGGTCGCGGCGGCCACATCACGCGGTATCCCTGCTGAGCGATCGGTGATCCGCGCTGATATCGATCCGATCTTGCTCATCCGGCTGGTGCGGCGGTTGCGCACTCTACAACCGGATATCGTCCACACCCATCTCTTTCACGCCGATCTGCACGGCATCCCGGCGGCACGGCTGGCTGGGGTGCCGCGCGTGGTCAGCAGTCGCCACAACGACAATACTTTCCGCCGCCGCTTCCCGTACCGCCAGATCAACCGCTGCCTGTGGCGGCTGACCACGGCGGGGATCGGCATCTCAGCGGCGATCACCCGCTTCGCCATTGAGGTTGAGGGTGCATCCCCGGCGCAGATGACCACCATCCCCTACGGCCTGCCTTCCGCCGGAACCGTTGACCGGGCGGCAGCCCGCGCTGCGCTGCGGGCCGAGCTGGGCCTACCGCCGGATGCACTGCTGGCCGGGCTGGTCTGCCGTCTGATCGAGCAGAAGGGCATTCCGTATGCCCTGCGGGCCTTCGCCCGGGTAGCGGATCGCTTCCCGAACGCGCATCTCGTGATCGCCGGGGATGGCCCGCTGCGGAACGACCTGGAGGCGCAGGCGCGCGATCGGGGGCTGGCGGAGCGCGTCCGCTTTCTGGGCTGGCGGACGGACACGGCGGCGATCTTCGCTGCGCTGGATGTGTTCCTGATGCCCAGCCTGTGGGAAGGCTTCGGCCTGGTGCTGCTAGAGGCGATGGCCCAGGGCGTGCCAGTGATCGGCAGCGCGGTCAGCGCCATCCCCGAGGTGGTGGCTGACGGTGAAACAGGGCTGCTTTGCCCGCCGCGTGACGTAGACTGCCTGGCGGCGGCGTTGGGAGATCTGCTGGCCGATCCGGGGCGCCGGGCGCGGCTGGGCGCGGCAGGACGCGCCCGGCTGGAAGAGCGCTTCAGCTCTGAGCGCATGGTGGCCGAGACCATAGCCCTCTACGAGCGCCTCATGGCAGTTAGCAAGCCTACTGGCAGTTAA
- the rsmA gene encoding 16S rRNA (adenine(1518)-N(6)/adenine(1519)-N(6))-dimethyltransferase RsmA: MTNPKRLLDSYGINPKKSLGQNFLHDPNALDKIIRAAELKPEETVLEIGPGTGALTDWLASVARRVIAVELDDRLIPLLQYRFSDYPNVTLVHANILEVNLALHIRPDEPYCVVANLPYYITSAILRYLFEQPHKARRLVVMVQNEVADRLVAPPGDLSLLGVSVQYYGRPRIIARLSPAIFWPRPDVTSALVRIDTYADGERPVQVADEAQFFHVVKAGFSQKRKQLVNALSAGLGIDKEATAALLTAAGIAPTRRAETLTLAEWAALANQVRQFALPGQTPQQQE, from the coding sequence ATGACCAACCCCAAACGCCTTCTGGACAGCTACGGCATCAACCCCAAGAAGAGCCTGGGCCAGAACTTCCTGCATGACCCTAACGCTCTGGACAAGATCATCCGCGCGGCGGAACTTAAGCCGGAAGAAACCGTGTTGGAGATCGGCCCCGGCACCGGTGCCCTGACCGACTGGCTGGCCAGTGTCGCCCGCCGCGTGATCGCTGTCGAGCTGGACGACCGCCTGATCCCGCTGCTGCAATACCGCTTCAGCGACTATCCCAATGTCACCCTGGTGCACGCCAACATCCTGGAAGTCAACCTGGCGCTACACATCCGCCCCGACGAACCATACTGCGTCGTCGCCAACCTGCCTTACTACATCACCAGCGCCATCCTGCGCTACCTGTTTGAGCAGCCGCACAAAGCCCGCCGGCTGGTGGTTATGGTGCAGAACGAGGTGGCTGACCGGCTGGTGGCCCCGCCCGGTGATCTGAGCCTGCTGGGCGTCTCGGTGCAGTACTATGGCCGCCCGCGGATCATCGCCCGCCTTTCCCCGGCGATCTTCTGGCCGCGCCCGGATGTCACCTCCGCTCTGGTACGGATCGATACCTACGCCGATGGTGAGCGCCCGGTACAGGTAGCTGATGAAGCGCAGTTCTTCCACGTGGTCAAGGCAGGCTTCAGCCAAAAGCGTAAGCAACTCGTCAATGCACTCAGCGCGGGTCTGGGCATTGACAAAGAGGCCACTGCCGCGCTGCTGACCGCCGCCGGGATCGCGCCAACGCGCCGCGCCGAGACCCTGACCCTGGCCGAATGGGCAGCGCTGGCGAACCAGGTACGGCAATTCGCCCTGCCGGGACAAACGCCACAACAGCAGGAATAG
- a CDS encoding co-chaperone GroES: MSVNIEPLGARVLIRPSEGEDKTASGLYLPETAKEKPQQGTVEAVGSADDMTTDLKVGDVVIFPKYSGTEIKVGGVAYLLLDESDVLARITG; this comes from the coding sequence ATGAGCGTGAACATCGAACCTCTTGGCGCGCGTGTCCTGATCCGCCCCAGCGAGGGCGAGGACAAAACCGCGTCCGGCCTGTACCTGCCGGAGACGGCCAAAGAAAAGCCGCAGCAGGGCACGGTCGAAGCGGTGGGCAGCGCCGATGACATGACCACTGACCTCAAAGTAGGCGACGTGGTGATCTTCCCCAAGTACAGCGGGACCGAGATCAAGGTCGGCGGTGTGGCCTACCTGCTGCTCGACGAGAGCGATGTGCTGGCTCGCATCACCGGCTAG
- a CDS encoding glutaredoxin gives MPLMDDKTREDVREMLKELTGPVKLLVFTQQFECQYCRETRQIAEEVAELNDLITVEVRDFVEDEAYAKQLGLDKIPAIAILGANDHDYGIRFYGIPSGYEFMSLLEAIRLVSTGEVQLSEETLRYLNALEGDLHLQVFVTPTCPYCPRAVVLAHQMAFASARVRADMIEANEFPHLSMRYNVMGVPRTVINEDTFIEGAAPEAMVVAKIREALAG, from the coding sequence ATGCCGTTAATGGATGACAAAACCCGCGAAGACGTCCGCGAAATGCTCAAGGAGCTGACCGGCCCGGTCAAGCTGCTCGTCTTCACCCAGCAGTTTGAGTGCCAGTACTGCCGGGAAACGCGCCAGATCGCCGAGGAAGTGGCCGAGCTGAACGACCTGATCACGGTGGAAGTGCGTGATTTCGTCGAAGATGAGGCCTATGCCAAGCAGCTTGGCCTGGACAAAATCCCGGCCATCGCCATCCTGGGCGCGAATGACCATGATTACGGCATCCGCTTCTACGGCATCCCGTCCGGCTACGAATTCATGTCCCTGCTGGAAGCGATCCGGCTGGTCTCCACCGGCGAAGTGCAGCTATCCGAAGAGACGCTGCGCTACCTGAATGCGCTGGAAGGCGACCTGCACCTGCAGGTGTTCGTCACGCCGACCTGCCCGTATTGCCCGCGTGCGGTCGTGCTGGCCCATCAGATGGCCTTTGCCTCCGCCCGCGTCCGCGCCGACATGATCGAAGCCAACGAGTTCCCGCATCTTTCCATGCGCTATAACGTCATGGGCGTGCCGCGCACGGTCATCAACGAGGACACGTTCATCGAAGGCGCCGCGCCGGAAGCGATGGTGGTGGCCAAGATCCGGGAAGCGCTGGCGGGCTAG
- a CDS encoding LysM peptidoglycan-binding domain-containing protein, translating into MKKHVIALMLIALLSLAAAPALADGVMPVTTAPTNASTYTVQRGDTLAGIARYFSVNLWTLAAVNGIADANRIYAGQVLNIAAARTPVTTYPVDSVPVNAASYTIQRGDILTRIASHFGVNLWTLAAVNGITDISRIYAGQVLNVAAARTPAGGGFPVNSAPVNAASYTVQRGDNLFRIALHFGVNLNRLAAVNGISNTRAIRAGQVLNIAAAR; encoded by the coding sequence ATGAAAAAGCACGTTATTGCCCTGATGCTCATCGCTCTGCTCAGCCTGGCCGCCGCGCCGGCGCTGGCTGACGGCGTCATGCCGGTCACCACGGCCCCGACCAACGCCAGCACATACACCGTCCAGCGCGGCGACACCCTGGCCGGGATCGCTCGCTACTTCAGCGTCAACCTGTGGACGCTGGCCGCCGTCAACGGCATCGCCGATGCCAACCGTATCTACGCCGGGCAGGTCCTCAATATCGCCGCCGCCCGTACACCGGTTACCACTTACCCGGTGGATAGCGTGCCGGTCAATGCCGCCAGCTACACCATCCAGCGCGGCGACATCCTGACTCGCATCGCCAGCCACTTCGGCGTCAACCTGTGGACGCTGGCCGCCGTCAATGGCATCACTGATATCAGCCGCATCTACGCCGGGCAGGTGCTCAATGTTGCTGCTGCTCGCACGCCAGCTGGTGGGGGCTTCCCGGTGAACAGTGCACCGGTCAACGCAGCCAGCTACACCGTCCAGCGCGGCGATAACCTGTTCCGCATCGCCCTGCACTTCGGGGTGAACCTGAACCGCCTGGCCGCCGTCAATGGCATCAGCAACACACGGGCCATCCGCGCCGGGCAGGTGCTCAACATCGCCGCCGCCCGCTAG
- a CDS encoding NrdH-redoxin has translation MARETEPKKQPRVIIFTTPTCTFCNAAKHYLRQHHIKFREVDVSRDAAAARDIMRRTGSMGVPVLDIGGKIVRGFDKPKINALLGLKGDGA, from the coding sequence ATGGCCAGGGAGACTGAACCCAAAAAGCAGCCGCGGGTGATCATCTTCACCACCCCGACCTGCACGTTCTGCAATGCGGCCAAACATTACCTGCGCCAGCATCACATCAAGTTTCGCGAGGTGGATGTCAGCCGCGACGCCGCTGCCGCCCGCGATATCATGCGCCGTACTGGCTCGATGGGCGTGCCAGTGCTGGATATCGGCGGCAAGATCGTGCGCGGCTTTGACAAGCCTAAAATCAACGCGCTGCTTGGCCTCAAAGGCGACGGCGCGTAA
- a CDS encoding DUF1858 domain-containing protein, translating into MDITLDVTVDALLEAYPQAAGFLADHHVVCIICGEPYWGTLGELMASKGVADPEALVQELRDYLSAA; encoded by the coding sequence ATGGATATCACGCTGGATGTAACCGTTGACGCTCTGCTGGAAGCTTACCCGCAGGCTGCCGGATTCCTGGCCGATCACCATGTGGTGTGCATCATCTGCGGGGAACCGTACTGGGGCACGCTGGGCGAATTGATGGCCAGCAAGGGCGTCGCTGACCCTGAGGCGCTGGTTCAGGAATTGCGTGACTACCTGAGCGCCGCCTGA
- the alr gene encoding alanine racemase — protein sequence MPDFRPLSYVEVDLSAIAANTRAIRARLGRGVTLIAVVKANAYGHGLIPCARVMLASGADRLAVSRVSEALALRAAGIAAPILTLGYAAPDEAADAVAHDITLAVGDRPTAAALAEQAAIRGRVARLHVKVDTGMGRFGLLPEEVVPFLDWLATLSGVMAEGIFTHFATADNADKSFVHTQMAIFRQVLAAAGAAGHALPLRHAANSSAILDLPETVLNAARPGIVLYGLYPSEHVSHDLPLQPALAIRSRVARVRTLPAGASIGYDRTYIAPRTIRAALIPVGYGDGYPRLLSGQGAVLINGRRAPLIGRVAMDQFVVDVSEVGPVAQDDEVVLLGRQGADVISAEELARMAGTINYHIVTALLPRLPRVYIGG from the coding sequence GTGCCCGATTTCCGCCCGCTTTCCTATGTTGAAGTGGATCTCTCCGCCATTGCCGCCAACACACGGGCCATCCGCGCCCGGCTTGGGCGGGGCGTGACGCTGATCGCTGTCGTCAAGGCAAACGCCTACGGGCACGGCCTGATCCCCTGTGCGCGAGTCATGCTGGCCAGCGGTGCGGACCGACTGGCTGTCAGCCGGGTCAGTGAAGCGCTGGCGCTGCGGGCAGCCGGGATCGCCGCGCCGATCCTGACGCTGGGCTACGCCGCCCCCGACGAGGCCGCTGACGCCGTAGCTCACGACATCACCCTGGCCGTCGGCGACCGCCCAACCGCCGCCGCGCTGGCGGAACAGGCTGCCATCCGGGGCCGGGTGGCCCGCCTGCATGTCAAAGTGGATACCGGCATGGGGCGCTTTGGCCTGCTGCCGGAGGAAGTGGTGCCCTTCCTGGACTGGCTGGCGACGCTGTCGGGCGTGATGGCGGAGGGCATCTTCACCCACTTCGCCACCGCCGACAACGCCGATAAGAGCTTCGTCCACACCCAGATGGCCATCTTCCGGCAGGTGCTGGCCGCCGCGGGAGCGGCAGGGCATGCCCTGCCGCTACGCCATGCCGCCAACAGCAGTGCCATCCTCGACCTGCCGGAGACGGTGCTCAATGCCGCCCGACCTGGCATTGTGCTCTATGGCCTGTACCCCTCCGAGCATGTGAGCCACGATCTGCCGTTGCAGCCCGCACTGGCCATCCGCAGCCGGGTAGCCCGCGTGCGGACGCTGCCCGCCGGGGCCAGCATCGGCTACGACCGGACGTATATTGCCCCGCGAACCATACGCGCCGCCCTGATCCCGGTCGGCTATGGCGACGGCTACCCGCGCCTGCTCAGCGGGCAGGGAGCAGTGCTGATCAACGGTCGGCGGGCGCCGCTAATCGGGCGGGTGGCCATGGATCAGTTCGTCGTCGATGTTTCCGAAGTCGGGCCGGTGGCCCAGGATGACGAGGTTGTGCTGTTGGGCCGCCAGGGCGCTGATGTGATCAGCGCGGAGGAGCTGGCCCGTATGGCCGGGACGATCAACTACCATATCGTGACGGCCCTGCTGCCGCGCCTGCCACGCGTTTACATCGGCGGCTGA